In a genomic window of Phragmites australis chromosome 14, lpPhrAust1.1, whole genome shotgun sequence:
- the LOC133891403 gene encoding NAC transcription factor NAM-B2-like, whose product MRSMESTDSSSGSAPPQQQKKKQPGSAPDLPPGFRFHPTDEELIVHYLKKKAATVSLPTTIIAEVDLYKFDPWELPEKASFGEHEWYFFSPRDRKYPNGARPNRAATSGYWKATGTDKPIMSSGGSRERVGVKKALVFYRGKPPKGLKTNWIMHEYRLTDAANSTTTSRPPLGTGGGKATSLRLDDWVLCRIYKKCSKLGVSDQQRSLECEDSVEDAVAAYPPHAAAAMAVAGGGGAHGGNYTSLAHHDGHEDNFLNGLLTAEDAWLSASASSLSQLAAAARETPSATKQLLARSSTPFNWLDASAIAILPPAKRFHGYSRDTATDGSMFLSSPAERNQLAAAAAGAVDTGASGGTNAIPTFFNPLGVQGATYHHHAILGTPLAPEAAAGAATSTLKNPYQLSGVNWNP is encoded by the exons ATGAGGTCCATGGAGAGCACGGACTCGTCGTCCGGCTCGGCGCCACCGcagcagcagaagaagaagcagccgGGCTCGGCGCCGGATCTCCCGCCGGGGTTCCGGTTCCACCCGACGGACGAGGAGCTGATCGTCCACTACCTCAAGAAGAAGGCCGCCACCGTGTCCCTCCCCACGACCATCATCGCCGAGGTCGACCTATACAAGTTCGACCCTTGGGAGCTCCCTG AGAAAGCGAGCTTCGGGGAGCACGAGTGGTACTTCTTCAGCCCGAGGGATCGCAAGTACCCGAACGGTGCACGGCCGAATCGGGCGGCGACGTCCGGGTACTGGAAGGCGACCGGCACCGACAAGCCCATCATGTCGTCGGGCGGCAGCCGCGAGAGGGTCGGGGTGAAGAAGGCGCTCGTGTTCTACCGCGGGAAGCCACCCAAGGGCCTCAAGACTAACTGGATCATGCACGAGTACCGTCTCACGGACGCGGcaaactccaccaccaccagccgcCCGCCGCTTGGCACCGGCGGAGGCAAGGCTACCTCTCTCAGG CTTGACGACTGGGTGTTGTGCCGCATCTACAAGAAGTGCAGCAAGCTTGGAGTCAGCGATCAGCAGAGAAGCTTGGAGTGCGAGGACTCTGTGGAGGACGCGGTGGCCGCGTACCCGCCGCATGCCGCGGCTGCCATGGCCGTcgcaggcggcggaggggcgcaTGGCGGAAACTACACTTCACTAGCCCATCACGACGGCCACGAGGACAACTTCCTGAACGGGCTGCTCACTGCAGAGGACGCCTGGCTCTCGGCAAGCGCCAGCTCCCTGAGCCAGCTAGCCGCGGCGGCGAGAGAGACGCCATCTGCCACCAAGCAGCTCCTCGCTCGCTCCTCTACTCCATTCAACTGGCTCGACGCGTCAGCAATTGCAATTCTTCCACCGGCCAAGAGGTTCCATGGGTATAGCAGGGACACCGCCACTGATGGCAGTATGTTCCTGTCTTCACCGGCGGAGAGGAACCAactggctgctgctgccgctggtGCCGTCGACACTGGCGCCAGCGGTGGCACTAATGCCATACCTACGTTCTTCAATCCTCTCGGCGTGCAAGGTGCGACTTACCATCACCATGCCATCCTCGGCACACCGCTGGCGCCGGAAGCAGCTGCCGGAGCCGCCACCAGCACTTTGAAGAATCCGTACCAGCTCTCCGGCGTGAACTGGAACCCGTGA